The Mucilaginibacter mallensis genome has a segment encoding these proteins:
- a CDS encoding complex I subunit 4 family protein, with translation MTVSVLIFLPIIAALAVFLLKNEIAKYVALFFAVAELAVAGWFLANFVPDATIQYSINVPWIVKMGIYFNAGIDGISMVMVLLTTLLVPLIILTTYKHTYKNASAFYALILFMQAGLLVVFTALDGFLFYVGWEAALIPIYFICAMWGGQNRIRVTLKFFIYTFAGSLFMLVGIIYLYMQAPNGTYDLMQFYATKLDPARQNWVFWSFFLAFAIKIPLFPLHTWQPDTYTEAPSAGSMLLAGIMLKMGLYGLMRWLIPNAPIAFLHWQNLVMILAVIGVLYAAIIAFTQKEGKRLVAYSSISHVGLIAAGIFSLTLQGTQGAMIQMLNHGINVVGLFFIWDIISRQMNTMDVNQLGGIAKVAPKFATAFLIIVLGTVALPLTNGFIGEFLLLSGVYQYSFWFGLVAGLSIIFGAVYMLRMYKNVMQGETNALTASFVDVSGSDKLTLIIICILIIGIGVYPQPILHLSEAAVDKLLLTISTKAMNVTL, from the coding sequence ATGACGGTTAGTGTATTAATTTTTTTACCGATTATAGCAGCTCTTGCTGTGTTCTTATTGAAAAATGAGATAGCAAAATATGTTGCTTTGTTTTTTGCTGTTGCTGAACTGGCTGTAGCCGGCTGGTTTCTAGCCAATTTTGTACCCGATGCTACCATACAGTACTCTATTAATGTACCATGGATAGTAAAAATGGGCATTTACTTTAACGCAGGTATTGATGGTATAAGTATGGTAATGGTATTGCTTACCACTTTACTGGTACCACTTATTATATTAACAACCTATAAGCACACGTATAAAAACGCATCGGCTTTTTATGCGCTGATATTGTTTATGCAGGCTGGTTTATTAGTTGTATTTACTGCTTTAGACGGATTTTTATTTTATGTAGGGTGGGAAGCAGCGCTTATACCTATCTACTTTATATGCGCTATGTGGGGCGGTCAGAACCGTATCCGTGTTACGCTTAAGTTTTTCATTTACACATTTGCAGGCTCATTATTTATGCTGGTAGGTATTATTTACCTATACATGCAAGCGCCTAACGGTACTTATGACCTGATGCAATTTTATGCTACCAAATTAGACCCGGCACGTCAGAACTGGGTTTTCTGGTCGTTCTTCCTGGCATTCGCTATTAAAATTCCTTTGTTCCCATTACATACCTGGCAGCCTGATACCTATACCGAAGCACCATCAGCAGGTAGTATGCTATTAGCCGGTATTATGCTAAAAATGGGTTTATATGGTTTAATGCGCTGGTTAATACCTAACGCGCCAATAGCATTTTTACATTGGCAAAATTTGGTAATGATACTTGCTGTTATCGGTGTTCTATATGCCGCAATAATTGCCTTCACTCAAAAGGAGGGCAAACGTTTAGTCGCCTATTCATCAATATCACACGTTGGCCTCATAGCCGCTGGTATATTTAGCCTTACCTTACAAGGCACACAGGGCGCAATGATCCAAATGCTTAATCACGGCATAAACGTGGTTGGCTTATTCTTTATCTGGGATATCATCAGCAGGCAAATGAACACCATGGATGTAAACCAGCTGGGTGGTATTGCTAAAGTTGCACCAAAGTTTGCTACAGCATTTTTAATAATTGTTTTAGGAACGGTAGCCCTGCCATTAACCAACGGCTTTATAGGTGAGTTTTTACTGTTGAGCGGTGTTTACCAGTATAGCTTCTGGTTCGGGCTTGTAGCAGGTTTAAGCATCATATTTGGTGCAGTTTATATGCTCAGGATGTACAAGAATGTTATGCAGGGCGAAACCAATGCCCTAACTGCATCTTTTGTTGATGTTAGCGGCTCAGATAAATTAACCCTTATCATAATTTGTATATTAATAATAGGTATCGGTGTTTATCCGCAGCCAATATTACATCTTTCAGAAGCTGCTGTTGACAAATTGCTGTTAACAATAAGCACTAAAGCAATGAATGTTACATTATAA
- a CDS encoding NADH-quinone oxidoreductase subunit N — MNTLIIISVLPIVLLYLGLYKAKKALLPVAVIGLLAALGFALAQWTSIDVAQPIYHGMMLFNNYSIAFSAITIISTILILLLSKGYFERISDHIAEYYAIILFSLAGIIVMVSYYNLTMLFIGIEIMSVSLYILAGIKKNDFASNEAALKYFLMGAFSTGFLLFGIALIYGTTGSFNLEAIRNWVVAHPRGMDPMMGTGIMLIIVGLCFKVGAAPFHFWTPDVYEGSPTLITAFMSTVVKTAGFAAFLRLFAECFAPVADFWMPALLIITILTLFIGNITALYQQSFKRMLAFSSISHAGYMLFAIVALGASSANSVFVYATAYSIASIIAFAALILVQQQSGSDNFESFNGLSKKNPFLALVLTIAMLSLAGIPLTAGFMGKFFMFSSALSHYQVWLVVLAVVNAIISIFYYFRVIVAMYFRTAETSEVQIPAYYSFVLGFSALVTIIIGVYPTFIAYLI, encoded by the coding sequence ATGAATACCTTAATAATAATATCTGTTTTACCCATAGTGCTTTTGTATTTGGGTTTATATAAAGCTAAAAAAGCATTGCTGCCGGTTGCTGTTATCGGTTTGCTTGCTGCTTTAGGCTTTGCCCTTGCACAATGGACATCAATTGATGTAGCTCAGCCTATTTACCATGGCATGATGTTGTTTAATAACTATTCAATAGCGTTTTCAGCCATTACTATTATATCCACTATACTTATCCTGTTATTATCAAAAGGTTATTTTGAACGTATAAGCGATCACATTGCCGAGTATTATGCCATTATCCTGTTTTCGTTAGCAGGTATCATTGTAATGGTATCCTATTATAACCTAACCATGCTTTTTATAGGTATCGAGATCATGTCGGTTAGTTTATATATCCTGGCAGGTATTAAAAAGAATGATTTTGCTTCAAATGAGGCGGCTTTAAAATATTTCCTGATGGGTGCTTTCTCAACCGGGTTTTTACTATTCGGTATAGCGCTTATTTACGGTACAACAGGCTCATTTAACTTAGAAGCTATCCGTAACTGGGTAGTGGCCCATCCACGGGGCATGGACCCTATGATGGGTACTGGTATCATGCTGATCATTGTTGGCCTTTGCTTTAAGGTAGGCGCTGCCCCATTCCATTTCTGGACCCCGGATGTATATGAAGGCTCACCAACGCTGATCACCGCGTTCATGTCAACAGTAGTTAAAACTGCAGGCTTTGCAGCATTCCTGCGTTTATTTGCAGAGTGCTTTGCACCAGTAGCTGATTTCTGGATGCCTGCCCTGCTTATCATAACTATATTAACCTTATTCATAGGCAATATTACTGCTCTTTACCAGCAAAGCTTTAAACGTATGCTGGCGTTCTCCAGCATATCACATGCCGGCTATATGCTTTTTGCTATCGTAGCATTAGGCGCAAGCTCGGCAAACTCGGTATTTGTATACGCTACTGCTTATTCAATTGCTTCTATCATCGCGTTTGCGGCCTTAATACTGGTACAACAACAATCAGGAAGCGATAACTTTGAGAGCTTTAACGGCCTGTCAAAAAAGAACCCTTTCCTGGCCCTGGTATTAACTATAGCCATGCTATCATTAGCGGGTATACCGCTTACAGCAGGTTTTATGGGTAAATTCTTTATGTTCTCAAGTGCTCTTTCGCATTACCAGGTTTGGTTGGTTGTACTGGCGGTAGTAAACGCTATTATCAGTATCTTCTATTATTTCAGGGTAATTGTAGCCATGTATTTCCGCACTGCTGAAACCAGCGAAGTACAGATCCCGGCATACTATAGCTTTGTTTTAGGCTTCTCCGCATTAGTAACCATTATTATTGGCGTATATCCAACATTTATTGCGTACCTTATTTAA
- a CDS encoding DedA family protein codes for MESFWEHLQNLTDAQSIISRGGFFLLLIVVFAETGLFFGFFLPGDYLLFMAGLLCASGMFDIQITTLIISLIIAGILGNYAGYWFGYRTGPILFNKNDSLLFKKRYVVMAEQFYVKYGGMALILGRFFPIIRTFAPIFAGVVKIDIKKFTLYNIIGSVAWVVTLCLTGYFLGRKYPDITHYLDYIIIGFFVVTSIPLIIAFFRKKSTQSKVS; via the coding sequence ATGGAAAGTTTTTGGGAACACCTGCAAAATTTAACGGACGCTCAATCCATCATAAGCAGAGGAGGATTTTTTCTTTTGCTTATCGTTGTTTTTGCTGAAACCGGATTGTTTTTTGGTTTTTTTTTACCGGGAGACTACCTGCTATTTATGGCTGGTTTGCTTTGCGCAAGCGGAATGTTCGATATCCAGATCACTACGCTTATCATTTCATTAATTATAGCGGGAATTTTAGGCAACTACGCAGGCTACTGGTTTGGCTACCGAACGGGGCCAATTTTATTCAACAAAAACGATTCTTTGCTGTTTAAAAAGCGGTATGTAGTAATGGCCGAGCAATTTTATGTTAAATATGGCGGTATGGCGCTAATTTTGGGCAGATTTTTCCCTATAATTAGAACTTTTGCTCCTATCTTTGCAGGAGTTGTTAAAATTGATATTAAAAAGTTTACACTTTATAATATTATTGGCAGCGTAGCATGGGTGGTAACACTATGTTTAACAGGTTACTTCCTAGGTAGAAAATACCCGGATATAACGCATTACCTGGACTATATAATCATTGGATTTTTTGTTGTTACATCTATTCCGTTGATCATCGCTTTTTTTAGAAAAAAAAGCACACAAAGTAAAGTAAGTTAA
- a CDS encoding inorganic diphosphatase — MSTQHPWHQVSPGDNVPEIVQAVIEIPKGSKAKYEIDKESGLLKLDRVLFSSVMYPANYGFIPQTYCDDHDPLDILVLCSVDVFPMSIIEAKVIGVMHMVDNGEQDDKIIAVAKNDMSVNYINDLNELPPHAMKEIVRFFQDYKKLEGKNVTIEHLLGLRYAHKVIQESMELYKSTFPVYQ, encoded by the coding sequence ATGAGCACACAACATCCCTGGCACCAGGTTTCACCCGGAGATAATGTACCCGAAATTGTACAAGCAGTAATTGAAATACCTAAAGGGTCTAAGGCTAAATATGAAATTGATAAGGAGTCAGGTTTATTAAAGCTTGATCGTGTTTTATTTTCTTCTGTAATGTACCCGGCTAATTATGGTTTCATCCCGCAAACTTATTGCGATGATCATGACCCGCTTGATATATTAGTATTATGTTCTGTTGATGTATTCCCAATGTCGATCATCGAAGCTAAGGTAATAGGTGTAATGCACATGGTTGATAACGGCGAGCAGGATGATAAAATTATAGCAGTTGCAAAAAACGACATGTCTGTAAACTATATCAACGACCTGAATGAATTGCCGCCGCATGCCATGAAAGAGATCGTTCGTTTTTTCCAGGATTACAAAAAGCTGGAAGGCAAGAACGTAACGATTGAACATTTACTGGGCTTGCGTTATGCTCACAAAGTAATTCAAGAAAGTATGGAATTGTATAAATCCACTTTCCCTGTGTACCAATAA
- a CDS encoding hemolysin family protein produces the protein MDPAELTVNYFYLFLTIFLVLLNGFFVAAEFAMVRVRGSQIEIKAKTGSRLAKTTRGILHNLDGYLAATQLGITIASLALGWFGQSVVTAIMLHLFLSLGIAITSTLVLNICHFVAFSVITVFHITFGELAPKSIAIQRSTRTVMAIAVPLRLFYVVFKPIIWCLNTFANFILRIVGIDAVQGETHHSSEELQYLLDQGKETGAIDSNEHELIQNVFEFNERVVKNIMVPRTKISGVDIHTDKDELLETLITEGYSRMPVYDDVIDKIIGIVHAKDILPLLARNEPIILKDIIRKPYFIPETKKINDLMAELQQKRIQIAIVLDEFGGTAGMVTLEDIVEELVGEIQDEYDEEKPIVERVNDREFIVNALAPIYDVNSHLPHDLPEDGDYDTVSGWLGDIFGKIPDVGEQKESNGYNITVLRKSDQNIESVKLELLINEEDAVDLH, from the coding sequence ATGGACCCCGCAGAACTCACCGTAAATTATTTTTACCTTTTCCTTACCATTTTCCTGGTATTGTTGAACGGCTTTTTTGTTGCCGCGGAATTTGCCATGGTAAGGGTGCGGGGCTCGCAAATTGAAATAAAAGCCAAAACGGGCAGTCGCCTGGCTAAAACTACCCGTGGCATTTTACATAATTTAGATGGCTACCTGGCTGCAACGCAGCTGGGTATTACCATTGCTTCGCTGGCCCTGGGCTGGTTTGGCCAATCGGTGGTAACAGCCATAATGCTGCACCTGTTTTTATCACTGGGCATTGCTATTACATCTACCCTGGTACTTAACATTTGCCACTTTGTGGCATTCTCGGTTATTACAGTTTTCCATATCACTTTTGGCGAGCTTGCACCAAAGTCAATAGCCATACAGCGTTCCACACGTACCGTAATGGCCATTGCGGTGCCGTTACGCTTGTTTTATGTGGTGTTTAAACCCATTATCTGGTGTTTGAATACCTTTGCCAATTTTATATTGAGAATAGTTGGCATTGATGCCGTGCAGGGTGAAACACACCATAGTTCTGAGGAATTACAATACCTGCTGGATCAGGGTAAGGAAACTGGTGCTATCGACTCAAATGAGCACGAACTGATACAGAACGTATTTGAGTTTAATGAACGTGTGGTTAAAAATATTATGGTGCCCCGTACCAAAATATCAGGCGTTGATATCCATACGGATAAGGACGAGTTGCTTGAAACACTGATAACCGAAGGCTACTCGCGTATGCCGGTTTATGATGATGTGATAGATAAGATCATAGGTATTGTACACGCCAAGGATATCCTGCCTTTACTTGCACGAAATGAGCCGATAATTTTAAAGGACATTATCCGCAAGCCGTATTTTATCCCCGAAACAAAAAAAATAAACGACCTGATGGCCGAGCTGCAGCAAAAACGCATACAGATAGCCATTGTGCTTGATGAATTTGGCGGCACGGCGGGTATGGTTACGCTTGAAGATATAGTTGAGGAACTGGTAGGCGAGATACAGGATGAGTACGATGAGGAAAAACCAATTGTTGAACGTGTAAACGACCGTGAGTTTATCGTAAATGCCCTGGCACCTATTTATGATGTAAACAGCCACCTGCCACATGATCTGCCGGAGGACGGTGATTATGATACCGTATCGGGCTGGTTGGGTGATATATTTGGTAAGATACCTGATGTAGGCGAACAAAAGGAATCAAACGGGTATAACATTACGGTACTACGTAAATCCGACCAGAATATTGAATCAGTAAAGCTTGAGCTGCTGATTAATGAAGAAGATGCTGTAGATTTACACTAA
- a CDS encoding 16S rRNA (uracil(1498)-N(3))-methyltransferase codes for MHLFYTPDIEPSHPQYFLSEEESKHAVRVLRLNVGDKVQLIDGRGGLYTAEIKDAHPKRTILQITDVVTGFNKRNHYLHIAIAPTKNIERLEWFLEKATEIGIDEISLIICQRSERKEAKVDRLNKIITSAIKQSLKAYHPILNEPEPLSKLLSRSFDGQKFIAHCEESDKSNLKQDISLNGKYLILIGPEGDFSPKEIEDALHNDFKAITLGQSRLRTETAALEACFEVNFLNRE; via the coding sequence ATGCATCTTTTTTACACCCCGGATATTGAACCCTCACACCCCCAATATTTTCTTAGCGAAGAGGAAAGCAAACACGCTGTAAGGGTTTTGCGCCTGAATGTTGGCGACAAAGTGCAGTTAATCGATGGTAGAGGTGGCTTATATACCGCTGAAATTAAAGACGCCCACCCTAAAAGAACCATCCTGCAAATTACTGATGTGGTAACCGGCTTTAACAAGCGGAATCATTACCTGCATATAGCCATTGCCCCCACAAAAAATATTGAACGTTTAGAATGGTTCCTTGAAAAAGCAACCGAGATAGGTATTGATGAGATCTCGCTTATCATCTGTCAGCGCTCCGAGCGTAAAGAGGCGAAAGTTGACAGGTTAAATAAGATCATAACCTCGGCCATAAAACAATCCTTAAAAGCTTACCACCCCATATTAAACGAGCCGGAACCTTTGAGCAAATTACTATCCCGAAGCTTTGACGGGCAGAAATTTATAGCGCATTGTGAGGAAAGTGATAAATCGAATCTGAAACAGGATATCAGCCTAAATGGCAAATATTTAATTTTAATAGGTCCGGAGGGGGATTTTAGTCCGAAGGAAATTGAGGATGCTTTGCATAATGATTTTAAAGCCATAACTTTAGGTCAAAGTCGTTTAAGAACGGAAACCGCTGCTTTGGAGGCTTGTTTTGAAGTAAACTTTTTAAACCGCGAATGA
- a CDS encoding DUF4159 domain-containing protein, with amino-acid sequence MRKGIYIGVALLILFVMSSFNDPTYKMAKLKYNGGGDWYGDRTALPNLIKFCNENLKTNFQLQDEVVDVGSAEIFNYPFIFMTGHGNVIFSDQEAQNLRAYLIGGGFLHIDDNYGLDQFIRPQMKKVFPELDFVELPLNHPIYHQKYSFPNGLPKVHEHDGKRAQGFGLIYKGRLVCFYDYQCDLGNGWEDYGTYAGDTQETRLKALKMGANMIQYVFTQ; translated from the coding sequence ATGAGAAAAGGCATTTATATAGGCGTTGCATTGTTAATATTGTTTGTAATGAGCAGCTTTAATGACCCTACCTATAAAATGGCTAAGCTAAAATACAATGGCGGCGGCGATTGGTACGGTGATCGCACAGCCCTGCCCAATCTCATCAAATTTTGCAACGAGAATTTAAAAACCAATTTTCAATTACAGGACGAAGTAGTGGATGTTGGCAGTGCCGAAATATTTAATTATCCATTTATTTTCATGACCGGCCACGGCAATGTGATCTTCTCCGACCAGGAAGCGCAGAACCTGCGTGCTTATTTAATAGGCGGCGGTTTTTTGCATATCGATGATAACTACGGCCTCGACCAATTTATAAGGCCGCAAATGAAAAAGGTTTTTCCGGAGCTTGATTTTGTGGAGCTGCCGCTCAATCATCCCATCTATCACCAAAAATATAGCTTCCCCAACGGGTTGCCCAAAGTGCATGAGCACGATGGTAAACGGGCCCAGGGTTTTGGCTTGATCTATAAGGGGCGCCTGGTGTGTTTTTACGACTATCAGTGCGATTTAGGCAATGGTTGGGAGGATTATGGCACATACGCCGGCGATACCCAGGAAACACGCTTAAAAGCCCTTAAAATGGGCGCTAATATGATCCAATATGTATTTACGCAGTAG
- a CDS encoding acetyl-CoA carboxylase biotin carboxyl carrier protein subunit has translation MYKIKVNGKYDYEIDNNGKGLSINNEPVNADMRQINASSWHIINKLQSYNAEVISFNAAEKTAEIKVNNNIYTVSAKDQFDVLLDKLGLSSLNNAKVSEVKAPMPGLVLKVFVAVGDEVKKGDNLFILEAMKMENIIKAPADVTVKTVKLKPGDKVEKGQVLLQFN, from the coding sequence ATGTACAAGATAAAAGTAAACGGCAAATATGATTACGAGATAGATAATAACGGCAAAGGTTTATCTATTAATAATGAACCTGTAAATGCTGATATGAGGCAGATAAACGCGTCTTCATGGCATATCATCAACAAGTTGCAATCGTACAATGCTGAGGTGATAAGTTTTAATGCTGCTGAAAAAACAGCGGAGATAAAAGTGAACAACAATATTTACACCGTAAGCGCTAAAGATCAGTTTGATGTATTGCTGGATAAACTTGGCCTGAGCTCCCTTAATAATGCTAAGGTTAGCGAGGTAAAGGCGCCTATGCCCGGTCTGGTACTTAAAGTGTTTGTTGCCGTAGGCGATGAGGTTAAAAAGGGGGATAACCTGTTTATACTGGAAGCCATGAAAATGGAGAACATCATTAAAGCTCCCGCAGATGTTACCGTAAAAACTGTAAAGCTAAAACCAGGCGATAAAGTAGAAAAAGGCCAGGTACTGCTGCAATTCAATTAA
- a CDS encoding SUMF1/EgtB/PvdO family nonheme iron enzyme, with translation MKIVFTKTALVLLAAGALISGCAKHQQSEKTGIPYNDRNNGGYVKFRQTHPSPGPGMVAIEGGTFVLGGSADQDVAYDYNNVRRRVTIPSFYMDDTEVSNQDWLDYLHWISIAYPNDHEYYYDALPDTLVWRRPLSYNEPYVDNYLRHPAFQDYPVVGVSWDQAQDYCRYRTDRANEYILEQKGMLATVKDNKGKNNNQETFNTDMYLNGQVRGAGIDGKKMLPDLNPNAKGKAVRPARMEDGILKQAYRLPTEAEWEYAALALAGNTQFENINDGKIYPWNGLGVRSPKRKTRGLILANFKRGEGDNAGVGGYLNDKADITAPVRSYPPNDFGLYNMAGNVNEWVQDTYRQTSFDEVEDFNPFRGNEYTNKRLADPTKGIYAKDKYGRPVYDPATSGKKLKYSEIIAQQQQTDSIKKAAQAAPKDALAGKAYNPDQRGYADTVNQALYGTTTLVNDHSKVYKGGSWNDLAFWLNPATRRFMDEDNASAEVGFRCAMDMVGAAEMNPNGKPHFSVKKPKKFVAK, from the coding sequence ATGAAGATAGTTTTTACTAAAACTGCTTTAGTACTTTTAGCTGCAGGGGCCCTGATAAGTGGTTGTGCTAAACATCAGCAATCTGAAAAAACAGGGATACCTTACAACGACAGGAATAATGGCGGATATGTAAAGTTTCGCCAAACACATCCCTCACCGGGCCCGGGTATGGTTGCCATTGAAGGCGGTACCTTTGTTTTGGGTGGCAGTGCCGATCAGGATGTTGCTTACGATTATAACAATGTGCGCAGGCGTGTTACCATACCATCTTTCTATATGGATGATACCGAAGTATCAAACCAGGATTGGTTGGATTACCTGCACTGGATAAGCATTGCTTACCCTAATGACCATGAATATTACTATGATGCCCTGCCTGATACATTAGTATGGCGCAGACCATTATCATATAACGAGCCTTATGTAGACAACTATTTACGCCACCCCGCTTTCCAGGATTACCCGGTAGTTGGTGTATCATGGGATCAGGCACAAGATTATTGCCGTTACCGTACCGACCGCGCTAATGAGTATATATTAGAGCAAAAAGGTATGCTTGCAACCGTAAAAGATAACAAAGGCAAAAACAATAACCAGGAAACTTTCAATACAGATATGTATTTAAATGGCCAGGTTAGAGGCGCCGGTATTGATGGTAAAAAAATGTTACCGGATTTAAATCCAAATGCCAAAGGTAAAGCTGTTCGCCCTGCCCGTATGGAAGATGGTATATTAAAACAAGCTTACCGTTTACCTACAGAGGCCGAATGGGAATATGCAGCGCTTGCTTTAGCCGGAAACACCCAGTTTGAAAACATTAACGATGGCAAAATATACCCATGGAATGGTTTAGGCGTACGCTCACCAAAAAGGAAAACCAGGGGTTTAATATTAGCTAACTTTAAACGTGGTGAAGGTGATAACGCCGGTGTAGGTGGTTACCTGAACGATAAGGCTGATATTACCGCACCAGTAAGGTCATACCCACCAAATGATTTTGGTTTATATAATATGGCTGGTAACGTAAACGAATGGGTACAGGATACCTACCGCCAAACTTCATTTGATGAGGTTGAGGATTTCAATCCTTTCCGTGGTAATGAGTACACCAACAAACGTTTAGCCGATCCTACAAAAGGTATCTATGCTAAAGACAAATACGGTCGCCCGGTATATGATCCGGCTACATCAGGTAAAAAATTAAAATACAGTGAGATCATAGCTCAGCAGCAGCAAACTGATTCAATTAAAAAAGCAGCACAAGCGGCACCAAAAGATGCCTTGGCTGGCAAAGCATACAACCCGGATCAACGTGGTTATGCTGATACTGTAAACCAAGCGTTATATGGTACTACCACTTTGGTTAATGACCACAGTAAAGTTTACAAAGGTGGATCATGGAACGACCTTGCATTTTGGTTAAACCCTGCAACCCGCCGTTTTATGGATGAGGACAATGCAAGTGCCGAAGTTGGTTTCCGTTGCGCTATGGATATGGTTGGTGCAGCTGAGATGAACCCGAATGGTAAACCTCACTTCAGTGTTAAAAAACCTAAGAAATTTGTAGCCAAATAA
- the porV gene encoding type IX secretion system outer membrane channel protein PorV, with protein MRFFYNRITIVLVIILSPFLVTAQTSTNGSNANAIATAVPFLTISPDSRSGALGDAGVAISPDVNANYWNPSKLAFIESDNSFSLSYSPWLRNLVPDISLSYLSYAHKLDDRNAIGLSLRYFNIGTIALTDGNGNSLGNFTPSEFSIDGSFARKFGENFSLGLTLRYIHSNLSNGSASTPNQGEKAGNAVAADVSAYYKNPTQEFGTDALFAFGVDISNIGTKISYSDNGPSYFLPTNLKAGIANTWYIDNANDVTFALDINKLLVPTNAGSDVSVPAGIFQSFSDAPLSTEFHEIYYSAGLEYTYDKALALRAGYFYQSPSEGGRNYLTLGVGVKYQEFGFDFAYLAASQANSPLANTLRFTLSANFGGTK; from the coding sequence ATGAGGTTTTTCTACAATAGAATTACTATTGTTTTAGTAATAATATTATCCCCCTTTTTAGTTACTGCACAAACTAGTACTAACGGAAGTAATGCTAATGCAATAGCAACAGCGGTCCCTTTTTTAACCATATCACCCGATTCACGCTCCGGAGCCTTAGGAGATGCAGGGGTAGCCATATCACCCGATGTTAATGCAAACTACTGGAACCCATCGAAACTGGCATTTATTGAAAGCGATAATAGTTTTTCACTATCATATAGCCCATGGCTGCGTAATTTAGTGCCCGATATCAGTTTATCATACCTAAGTTATGCCCATAAGCTTGATGATAGGAATGCTATTGGCTTATCTTTGCGCTACTTTAACATAGGCACCATAGCTTTAACAGATGGCAATGGTAATTCACTGGGTAACTTTACACCTTCTGAATTTTCTATCGACGGGTCATTCGCCCGTAAGTTTGGTGAGAATTTTTCACTGGGTTTAACATTGCGTTATATACATTCAAATTTATCAAACGGATCGGCCTCAACCCCCAATCAGGGAGAGAAAGCGGGCAATGCCGTTGCCGCCGATGTATCAGCATACTATAAAAACCCAACACAGGAATTTGGCACTGATGCCTTGTTTGCTTTTGGTGTTGATATTTCAAACATTGGTACAAAGATCAGTTATTCGGATAATGGCCCGTCATATTTTTTACCGACTAATTTAAAAGCAGGTATAGCCAACACCTGGTATATTGATAATGCCAACGATGTAACATTTGCACTTGATATTAATAAATTATTGGTTCCTACAAACGCTGGCAGCGATGTTTCTGTACCTGCAGGCATATTTCAGTCGTTCTCTGATGCGCCCTTAAGTACAGAATTTCATGAAATATACTACTCAGCAGGGTTAGAGTACACGTATGACAAAGCCCTGGCATTAAGAGCAGGTTATTTTTATCAAAGCCCTAGCGAGGGTGGTCGTAACTACCTTACTTTGGGTGTGGGCGTAAAATACCAGGAATTCGGGTTTGATTTTGCTTATCTGGCAGCCAGTCAGGCAAACAGTCCTTTAGCTAACACATTACGTTTTACCTTATCGGCCAATTTTGGCGGCACTAAATAA
- the ispF gene encoding 2-C-methyl-D-erythritol 2,4-cyclodiphosphate synthase translates to MAKIKVGFGFDVHQLREQHPFVLGGVNLEHHSGAFGHSDADVLLHAICDALLGAANLRDIGYHFSNKDDRWKGISSLILLQHVVVLLKEKGWQIGNIDAMVCLEAPKINPHIPAMQANIAKAAGISEDDISIKATTNEQLGFIGREEGIVAYAVCLIEKEG, encoded by the coding sequence GTGGCAAAAATAAAAGTAGGTTTTGGTTTTGATGTGCACCAGTTAAGGGAGCAGCATCCGTTTGTTTTAGGCGGCGTAAATCTTGAACATCACTCCGGTGCGTTTGGTCATTCTGATGCCGATGTATTACTGCATGCCATTTGTGATGCCTTGCTGGGCGCAGCTAATCTGCGGGATATTGGTTATCATTTCTCAAATAAGGATGATCGTTGGAAAGGCATCAGTAGCTTAATCCTATTGCAGCATGTTGTAGTACTGTTAAAGGAAAAAGGCTGGCAAATAGGTAATATTGATGCCATGGTATGCCTTGAAGCACCAAAAATAAATCCCCATATCCCCGCCATGCAGGCTAATATTGCCAAGGCCGCAGGTATAAGTGAGGATGATATCTCCATTAAAGCTACCACCAACGAACAATTAGGCTTCATCGGTCGCGAAGAAGGTATTGTTGCCTACGCGGTTTGTTTGATTGAAAAAGAAGGATAA